A window of Malania oleifera isolate guangnan ecotype guangnan chromosome 5, ASM2987363v1, whole genome shotgun sequence contains these coding sequences:
- the LOC131155844 gene encoding uncharacterized protein LOC131155844 codes for MLEYDQTIEDLDEYEKEEGEDGVEEVEEEEECEEEEPPKPTKEELEYLELRQRLKERFRKKMKKENGSTQANCPEKRKKLSYDNYGSFFGPSKSVIAQRVIQESKLFLETRHLASKNKNGFASTAARPSQPTMTNEKLQDTRDYSFLLSDDAELPVPPKESQPRNGTVSNSGVLFLHCSKSGCRSMRFKAYYFHKENLHSFPYFSLMLKTCDFIKHR; via the exons ATGTTGGAGTATGATCAGACtattgaagatttagatgagtaCGAGAAGGAAGAAGGTGAAGACGGAGTTGAGGaggtggaggaggaggaggaatgTGAAGAGGAAGAACCTCCAAAACCTACCAAGGAGGAATTGGAATATCTTGAATTGAGGCAACGACTGAAAGAACGTTttagaaagaaaatgaagaaggaaAATGGCTCTACTCAGGCCAATTGCCCTGAGAAAAGGAAGAAACTGTCGTATGATAA TTATGGATCCTTCTTTGGCCCTTCAAAGTCAGTTATTGCTCAAAGAGTAATCCAGGAAAGCAAGTTATTTTTAGAAACTCGGCATTTGGCATCGAAG AATAAAAATGGCTTTGCTTCAACTGCTGCTCGACCTAGTCAACCGACAATGACAAATGAG AAGCTTCAGGATACAAGAGATTACTCTTTTCTGTTGTCTGATGATGCAGAGCTTCCAGTTCCACCAAAAGAGTCTCAACCTCGAAATGGCACTGTTTCAAACTCTGGTGTGTTGTTTCTTCACTGCTCCAAATCTGGTTGCCGGTCTATGAGGTTCAAAGCATACTATTTTCATAAAGAGAACTTACACAGTTTTCCATACTTTTCCCTGATGTTGAAGACATGCGATTTTATCAAGCATCGGTAA